The following are encoded together in the Oreochromis aureus strain Israel breed Guangdong linkage group 18, ZZ_aureus, whole genome shotgun sequence genome:
- the LOC120434223 gene encoding leukotriene B4 receptor 1-like has product MSNISISFLTGPKTTPDPDDENLVENDYSTAIGALILSLVFLLGVPGNLFIVWSILARIRQRSVTTLLILNLACADGFLMALTIFFIIYLAMQTWVFGNAMCKIVFYLCNSNMYASVFLITLMSVHRLLAVVFPHTLYHLITRKVVRRVILGTWVLVMVMSIPSLVFRDLKEETDDMNQTTYVCAPNHTLRRHVRFQYAFETVAGFIIPYAIIITSYVLILKRLRETKFQRNVRNEKLILAIVIIFGLFWLPYHVINLVQVAAEWYPKNSETKKVLHHIAESTRAVTSALAFISSCANPVLYTFAGKSYIKNNGFTFMAKLFEGTSSEQTGTKNTQFTTKGNLEKNNVDFENHTLTSTQQNQC; this is encoded by the exons ATGAGCAATATAAGTATCTCATTCCTGACTGGCCCCAAAACTACTCCTGACCCTGATGATGAAAACCTTGTGGAAAATGACTATTCTACAGCCATTGGTGCCCTGATCCTCAGCTTGGTCTTCCTCCTGGGTGTCCCTGGAAATCTCTTCATTGTCTGGAGCATCCTGGCCCGCATCCGGCAACGCTCAGTCACCACCCTCCTCATCCTTAACCTAGCATGTGCTGATGGGTTCCTCATGGCTCTCACAATCTTTTTCATCATCTACCTGGCCATGCAGACGTGGGTCTTTGGTAACGCCATGTGCAAAATCGTCTTCTACCTGTGCAACTCCAACATGTATGCGTCAGTATTTCTGATAACGCTGATGAGCGTGCACAGACTGTTGGCTGTGGTCTTTCCACACACACTGTATCACCTGATCACCAGGAAGGTTGTGAGGAGGGTGATCCTAGGCACATGGGTGCTAGTGATGGTCATGTCTATCCCCTCGCTGGTGTTTCGAGACCTGAAAGAAGAAACTGATGATATGAATCAAACAACATATGTGTGTGCACCCAATCACACTCTGCGTAGACAC GTGAGGTTTCAGTACGCCTTTGAGACAGTGGCAGGATTCATTATTCCTTATGCAATCATTATAACCAGTTACGTTCTCATCCTGAAACGCCTGAGGGAGACCAAGTTCCAACGAAATGTCCGCAACGAGAAACTCATCCTGGCTATCGTCATCATCTTTGGCCTGTTCTGGCTGCCGTACCACGTCATCAACCTGGTACAG GTGGCAGCTGAGTGGTACCCAAAGAACTCAGAAACTAAAAAAGT ATTGCACCATATCGCTGAGTCGACCCGGGCAGTGACCTCAGCTTTGGccttcatcagcagctgtgccAACCCGGTCCTCTACACCTTTGCTGGGAAATCCTATATCAAGAATAATGGCTTCACCTTTATGGCTAAGCTGTTTGAAGGAACCTCTTCAGAGCAAACAGGAACCAAAAACACCCAGTTCACAACAAAAGGCAATCTAGAAAAGAATAACGTTGATTTTGAAAATCATACACTGACTTCTACTCAACAAAATCAGTGTTGA